ATATCGGCGATCCCGGCCTCTTGTTCGGCCCGCGCGAGATGCGGCTTTACCCCAATGGCAGCGTCGCAGCCCATGTTCTGGGCGGCGCCGGTTTCGGCAAGGAAGGCGTTTCGGCAGCCGAGGTGATCGGTGTGGCCGGGGTAGAAAAGCAGTTCGACGATTACCTGCGTGACCCCGGTAATGGCGATAAGCCGCTGCAACTCTCGCTGGATCTGACCATCCAGGCTGCCGCCGAGCGGGTGCTGGATGGCGGCATGAAGCTGATGAACGCCAAGGGGGCCACCTCGATCCTGATGGATGTGCACACGGGTGAGGTGATTTCGGTGGTGTCGCTGCCGGATTTCGATCCCAACGAACGTCCGCGTCCACCCACCTCGGGGTTCGACCCGTCGGTAAGCCCGCTGTTCAACCGTGCGGTGCAGGGCGTTTATGAACTTGGCTCGACCTTCAAGATTTTCGCAGCAGCGCAGGCGATGGATCTAGGGTTGGTGACACCGGAGACCGTGATCGACACCCGTGGGCCGCTGCGCTGGGGCAAATTCGCGATCCGGGATTTCCACAACTACGGCAACGAGTTGTCGGTGACCGAGATCATCGAGAAATCCTCGAATATCGGCACCGCACGGCTGGCGCAGCAGATTGGCGCCGAGCGGCAGAGAAGCTTCCTCGGTGAGCTGGGCATGCTGGAGCCAACACCATTCGAGATCGTCGAGGCCAGCGGCGGCACGCCATTGACCCCGAAGAACTGGTCCGAGCTTTCTGCGATGACCATTTCCTATGGTCACGGAATTTCGACCACGCCGATGCATCTGGCGGCGGGTTATGCCGCCATTGCCAATGGCGGCTATCACGTCAGCCCGACGGTTCTGAAACAGCGGGGCGCTCAGCACGGTGAGCGTGTGCTTTCTGAAGAAGCAGCGAAGGCGGCCCGCACCATGCTACGCCGCGTGGTGACCGAAGGCACCGCCAGCTTTGCCCGGGTGCCCGGCTACCAGGTGGGCGGCAAGACCGGGACCGCGGACAAGCCACGCCCGCGCGGCGGCTATTACGAGGACAAGGTGATCGCCACCTTCGCCTCGATCTTTCCGGCGCAGGATCCCAAATACGTGCTGGTCGTGACGTTGGATGAACCCTCGGTCTTCGCCTATGACGAGGAGCGCCGCACGGCAGGCTGGACCGCTGTGCCGGTGGCCGCCGAGATGATCAAGCGGGTCGCGCCTCTGCTGGGGCTGAGACCGCAAGTTGAACCCACCGAGGTGGCTGATATAACCCTCACCTCTAACTGACTCAGGTGAGGGCGCCTCATGAGCCGCAATACCCCGCAAGACAGACCGGACCCACGTCCCCTCAGCCAACTGGGGCTGACCGCCCGCGGCGGCGCGGACCCGATGATTTCCGATCTGGTGGTCGACAGTCGCCGGGTGGGCGATGGCGCGCTTTTTGCGGCTCTGCCCGGCAGTCAGGTGCATGGCGCCAATTTCATTCCCGCTGCCCTGCAGCAGGGCGCAGCGGCAATCCTGACCGATGCCGCCGGGGCCGAGATTGCAGCCCGCCCCCTGTCAGAAAGCCACGCGGCGCTGATCGTCGTCGAGGATCCCCGGCAGGTGCTGGCCTATACCGCCGCCCTGTGGTTCGGCGCCCAGCCGCAGACCATGGTTGCGGTGACCGGCACCAATGGCAAAACGTCGGTTGCGACCTTCGTGCGGCAGATCTGGATGGCGCTGGGCCATGAGGCCGTGAATCTTGGCACCACTGGGGTCGAAGGCGCTTGGAGCTACCCTCTGGCCCACACCACGCCCGAGCCTATCACTCTGCACCGCGCCCTTGCGGCAGCGGCAAAGGCCGGTGTCACCCATGCCGCGATGGAGGCGTCTTCGCACGGGCTGGATCAGCGGCGCCTTGACGGGGTGCAGCTGGCGGCAGCGGGTTTTACCAATTTCACCCAGGATCATCTGGATTATCACCACACCTTCGAAGAGTATTTCGCAGCCAAAGCGGGTCTCTTTCGCCGGGTGCTGCCGGACGAGGGCGTCGCGGTGATCAATATGGACGATGCCCGGGGCGCCGAAATGCGCGCCATCGCGGCGGGACGCGGACAAGAGGTGATTACCGTGGGGCGCGGCCTTGGCGATCTTTCGCTGGTGGGGCAGCGCTATGACGGCACCGGGCAGGACATAAGGTTCTCGTGGCACGACAGACCTTTCATGGCCCGGTTGAACCTCATTGGCGGCTTTCAGGCGGAAAACGTGCTGATGGCCTGTGGGCTGGTGATCGCCAGCGGCGAAGAGCCCGAACGCGTTTTTGAAACGCTGCACGAGCTGACGACGGTGCGCGGACGGATGCAGTTGGCGGCGACCCGTGAGAACGGCGCCTCTGTCTTTGTGGATTATGCCCATACGCCCGATGCAGTCGCTACCGCGATCAAGGCGCTGCGCCCGCATGTTTTGGGCCGTCTCGTTGCCATCGTCGGCGCCGGCGGTGACCGGGACGCGGGTAAGCGCCCTCTGATGGGGCAGGCGGCGCATGACAATGCTGATGTGGTTATCGTCACCGACGACAACCCGCGCAGCGAAGATCCCGCAGCGATCCGGGCTGCCGTCAAAGGCGGCGCACCAGAGGCGATTGAAGTGGGCGACCGCGCCGAGGCGATCCTGCGCGGCGTTGCAATGCTGGAGCCGGGTGATGCGCTGCTCATCTGCGGCAAGGGGCACGAAACCGGACAGGTTGTCGGCAGTGATGTGCTGCCCTTTGATGATGTGGAACAGGCGAGCATGGCGGTGGCCGTACTTGATGGGAAAACCGTATGAGCGCCCCGCTGTGGACCGCAGCCGAGGCCGCCGCTGCAACCGGCGGTGAGGCACGCGGCGATTGGCAGATCAATGGCGTCTCAATCGATACGCGCACCCTGCAGCCGGGTGATCTCTTCGTGGCGCTGAAGGCCGCGCGGGATGGCCATGATTTTGTTGCGCAGGCCTTGAAGGCAGGCGCAGGCGCGGCGCTGGTTTCACGCATTCCCGAAGGCCTGCCCGAGGACGCGCCGCTGCTGCTGGTCGAGGATGTGCAAAAGGGGCTGGAGGCGCTGGGCCGCGCCGGACGCGAACGCACCAATGCGCGCGTGGTGGCAGTGACCGGCTCGGTCGGGAAAACCTCGACCAAGGAAATGCTGGCGCGGATCCTGTCGGATCAAGGTCGTACCCATGCCGCCGTCGCCAGCTATAACAACCACTGGGGCGTGCCGCTGACTCTGGCGCGGATGCCACAGGATACGGATTTTGCGGTCATCGAGATCGGCATGAACCATCCGGGTGAAATCGAGCCCCTGGCCCGGCAGGCCCGCCCGCATGTGGCGATGATCACCACGGTGGCCGCCGTGCATCTGGAGGCCTTTGATGATGTCGCCGGAATCGCTCGTGAAAAGGCGGCCATTCTGGATGGGCTGGAGCCGGGCGGTATCGCCGTGCTCAACGCCGATATCGACGAGGCCCCGGTCCTGCGGCAACGGGCGGAACAGCTGGGCGTTTCGGCGCAATGGTTTGGCGCAAGGGCACCCGATGCGCGGCTGCTCGCAACGCAGGTGACAGGTGAGGAAACCGTGGCCAGGGCCGAGATCCTAGGTGCTGAGGCCGAGTTGCATATCCAGTCACTGGGCGCGCATTTTGCCATGAATGCGCTAGGGGCGCTGCTTTGCGTCAATGCGCTGGGCGTTGATCTGGCAGAGGCCATTCGCAGTCTGGCACTGTGGTCGCCGGTGACCGGGCGCGGCGCGCGCGAAATGGTGGAGCTGTCACAGGGGCAGGTTCTGCTGCTGGATGACAGTTACAATGCCAATCCAACCTCGGTGAAGGCGGCGCTGGACGTGCTGGCGGCCACCCCGGTGGCAGAGGGCGGGCGTAGGATTGCCTATCTTGGCGATATGAAAGAGCTGGGACCGGAGGAGGTCGCACTGCATGCGGATCTTGCCCGCCATCCTGCCATCGCACAAGTTGACCAGATCCATTGCATCGGGCCGCTGATGCAGCATCTGGCAGAGGCCTTGCCGGATGGAAAACGTGGCGGCTGGCACGCAGACAGCGCGGCAGCAAAGGCCGATCTTCCGGGGCAGATTGGGGCTGGCGACGTGGTTCTGGTCAAAGGCTCGCTCAGCATGAAGCTCGCCTCCATCGTTGACGGCATCCGCGATTTGGGTCATGGCAGCCGGAACTCTGATGCAAATTCTACCAAGTGAGGACTGGCTGATATGCTTTATTGGCTGACGGCGCTGTCGGATGGCGGTGATTTTTTCAACCTCTTCCGCTACATCACCTTCCGGGCCGGAGGGGCCTTCATGACGGCGCTGGTCTTTGGCTTCCTGTTCGGCAGGCCGCTGATCGATGTGCTGCGCAAGCGGCAGGGCAAGGGGCAGCCGATCCGCGACGACGGACCCGAAGGGCATTTCTCCAAGGCCGGGACCCCGACCATGGGCGGTTTGCTGATCGTCGGCGCCTTGCTGACCTCGACGTTGCTCTGGGCGCGCTGGGACAATCCCTTTGTCTGGCTGGTGCTGTTCGTGACGCTGGCCTTTGCGCTGATTGGCTTTGCCGATGATTATGCCAAGGTGTCGAAACAGAACACCGCTGGTGTGCCGGGCAAGCTGCGGCTGGGGCTTGGCATTCTGATCGCAGTGGTCGCGGCGGTCTGGGCCTCGGCCTATCACGGGGCAGAGCTGCAGAACCAGCTGGCGATGCCGGTGTTCAAGGATACGCTGATCAATCTGGGCCTGTTCTACATTCCCTTTACCGTCTGCGTTATCGTCGGCTCGGCCAATGCGGTGAATCTGACCGATGGTCTGGATGGTCTGGCGATTGTGCCGGCGATGATCGCCGGTCTGACGCTGGGGGTGATCGCCTATGTCGTGGGGAGGGCCGACTTTTCCCAGTATCTGGACGTTCACTACGTCAAGGACACCGGCGAGATCTTTATCTTCACCATGGCACTGTTCGGCGCCGGGCTTGGCTTTCTTTGGTACAATGCGCCGCCCGCAGCGGTGTTCATGGGGGATACCGGTTCATTGGCCTTGGGCGGCGCGCTGGGCGCTATCGCGGTGGCCACCAAGCATGAACTGGTGCTGGCCATCGTTGGCGGGCTTTTTGTGGTCGAGGCGCTGAGCGTGATCATTCAGGTGCTCTATTTCAAGCGCACCGGCCGCCGGGTGTTCCTGATGGCCCCGATTCACCACCACTATGAGAAAAAGGGCTGGGCGGAGCCGACCATCGTGATCCGGTTCTGGATCATCTCGCTGATCCTGGCGATGATTGGTCTGGCAACGCTGAAAGTGCGCTGAGCGGCAGCGATCCGAAGACAGGAAAAGGGGGCTGCGGCCTCCTTTTTTATGCGGGTGTCCTTGCGCTAGGCACGGGGGGCTCTCCCGCCCCCTTCGGCGGCCAGGCCCGCCTGCCAGGGTTGGGCGTGGCGCGCGCAAAATGCGCGCGCGGGGGTGGTTTGCGGCGGCTTGCAAAGGCCGTGATGGCGGTGCACTCTGCGCCGAAATTTGATCAAAGGATGAGGGTGGGCATGATCCCGGTCAGAGGGTTTGAAGGGGCGCGGGTCGCCGTTCTTGGATTGGGGCGCTCCGGCCTTGCTACGGCGCGGGCCCTCAGGGCTGGCGGCGCCGAGGCGATCTGCTGGGATGACAACCCGGAGGCGCGGGAACGGGCCGAGGCAGAGGGGTTCTCCTGCGCCGATCTGAGCCGGGCTGGTGCCTTTGACGGGATCGCCAGCCTGATCGTGTCCCCGGGTATTCCGCATCTCTACCCAAAGCCCAACCCGGTTGTGCGCGCGGCCCTGATGGCCGGGGTGCCAGTGGACAATGATATCGGGCTGTTCTTCCGCTCAGTCGCGACGGGAGAATGGGACAAGTTCGATCAGCCGCCCAAGGTGGTGGCCATCACTGGATCGAACGGCAAATCCACCACCGTGGCGCTGCTGCAGCATATTCTTGAGCAGGCGGGGCGCGACAGCCAGATGGCGGGCAATATCGGCCGCGGGGTTCTGGATATCGACCCGCCGGGCAATGGCGGCGTGATCGTGCTGGAACTGTCCAGCTATCAGACCGAACTGGCGCGGGCGCTGACCCCGGATGTGGCGGTCTTCACCAACCTCAGCCCGGATCATCTGGACCGGCATGGCGGTATGGGCGGCTATTTCGCGGCCAAGCGGCGCCTGTTCGCAGAAGGCGGCCCCGATCGTGCCATTGTCGGTGTCGATGAGGATGAAGGGCTGTTTCTGGCCGGACAACTGTCCGAGGCCGCCAGTGATGACCGGGTGATCCGCATCTCGGCAGCGCAGAAGCTGACAGGGCCGGGTTGGCAGGTGTTTGCCCGCAAAGGGTTCCTCAGCGAATATCGCAAGGGGCGGCAGGTGGCCTCGATCGATCTGCGCCCGATGCAGGGCTTGCCGGGGGCGCATAACCATCAGAATGCCTGCGCCGCCTATGCCGCAGCGCGGGCGCTAGGGCTGGCGCCGCGGATGATCGAAGGCGGGTTGGAGAGCTATCCGGGTTTGCCGCACCGCAGCCAGACCATCGCTGAGGCGGGCGGGGTGCGCTACGTCAACGACAGCAAGGCCACCAATGTGGACAGCGCAGTGAAGGCGCTGAGCGCCTTTGGCAATATCCGCTGGATCTGCGGCGGACTGGAAAAGGATGGCGGGCTGGAGGCCCTGAAAGGTCACACAGGTTCGGTGCGCCGGGCCTATGTGATCGGCCGCGAGGCGGCGACCTTTGCCATGCAGTTGGATGTGGACGCTGTGGTCTGCACCACCATGGGTGAGGCAGTGGCGCAGGCGATGGCAGAGGCCGAGCCGGGCGATACGGTTTTGCTCGCCCCGTCAGCGGCCAGTTTCGATCAATATGACAACTTCGAGCAGCGCGGTGAGGATTTCATCGCTGAGGTCACGCGCAGATTGGAAAACGGTTAAGGGCTTCGGGCTCACCCAAGCGGAAATCCGTTTCGGTTCCACCCTCGTCCTGCTTCTGCCCTGCCAAACCCGCCTTTGCGGCGCAAGCAAAATGGCCGTCTCCCCGCCGCTGGCTGGGCCCCTCGGCAATTTGACTGGCGCCCCTGCGACGGGTTTGACTGCCGGGCCGCAGGCGAGGGCGGCTCCGAAGCGGATTTCCGGGCGCTCGATCAATGGTGGCGATCAGCGGGTGGCGGCGATGGCCGTGCCTGCGGCATGGCCCGAGGCCCAGGCCCATTGGAAGTTGTAGCCGCCAAGCCAGCCGGTCACATCCACCGCCTCGCCAATCGCGTAGAGACCGGGGCGGGATTTGGCCTGCATGTTTTTTGAGGAGAGCGCATCGGTGTCGATGCCGCCCAGGGTTACCTCGGCGGTGCGGTAGCCTTCGGTGCCGCCGGGTGTCAGCTGCCATTGGCTGAGCTGATCGCAGAGGGCTTGCAAGGCGGCGTCGGATTGATCGGCGAGGCGGGCCGTCAGGTCGCAGCCGGGGGCGAGGGCCTCTTTCAGGTAATCCACCAGCCGGGCGGGCAGATAGCGGGCCAGTTCGGTGGCAATCGCTCGCTTGCCTGCGATCTGCCGCTGGCTGCGTAGCGCCGCGAAGATATCGCTTTCGGGGGCGAGGTTGACTGTGATCTCCTCTCCTTCGTGCCAGTAGGAGGAGAGCTGCAGTACCGCGGGGCCGGAAAGACCGCGGTGGGTGAAGAGCAGCGCCTCGTCGAAACTGGCGCGTGCGTTGGAAAGGCGCGCGGGCAGGGAGACACCGGCCAGGGCGGAAAAGCGTCCCTCGGGGAAGGTGAAGGGGACAAGACCGGGACGGGTGTCGGTTACCGGCAGGGCGAACTGGCGGGCGATGTCATAGGCCAGACCGGTGGCGCCCATCTTGGGGATGGATTTGCCGCCCGTCGCCAGCACCAGATTGCGGCAGGTGACGCGGTGGTCCTTGCCGTCTTTGGTCAGGGTCAGAGCAAAACCGTCATCGGTCTGCTCAACGGCACCGACGCTGGTCTGCAGCCACAAGTCAGCTCCGGCCTGTGCCATCTCGGTCGTCAGCATTGAGACGATCTGTTTCGCTGAGCCGTCGCAAAAGAGCTGCCCGAGGGTTTTCTCGTGCCAGGCGATACCGTGGCGGTCGACCAGCGAGATGAAATCCCATTGCGTGTAACGCGCCATCGCGGATTTGCAGAAATGCGGATTGCCGGAGAGGTAGTTGGACGGTTCTGCGTAAAGGTTGGTGAAGTTGCAGCGCCCACCGCCGGAGATACGGATTTTTTCGCCGGGCGCCTTGGCGTGATCCACCACCAGCGTGCTACCGCCACTGTGGGCTGCGCACATCATACCGGCGGCG
This genomic stretch from Phaeobacter gallaeciensis harbors:
- the murD gene encoding UDP-N-acetylmuramoyl-L-alanine--D-glutamate ligase, with amino-acid sequence MIPVRGFEGARVAVLGLGRSGLATARALRAGGAEAICWDDNPEARERAEAEGFSCADLSRAGAFDGIASLIVSPGIPHLYPKPNPVVRAALMAGVPVDNDIGLFFRSVATGEWDKFDQPPKVVAITGSNGKSTTVALLQHILEQAGRDSQMAGNIGRGVLDIDPPGNGGVIVLELSSYQTELARALTPDVAVFTNLSPDHLDRHGGMGGYFAAKRRLFAEGGPDRAIVGVDEDEGLFLAGQLSEAASDDRVIRISAAQKLTGPGWQVFARKGFLSEYRKGRQVASIDLRPMQGLPGAHNHQNACAAYAAARALGLAPRMIEGGLESYPGLPHRSQTIAEAGGVRYVNDSKATNVDSAVKALSAFGNIRWICGGLEKDGGLEALKGHTGSVRRAYVIGREAATFAMQLDVDAVVCTTMGEAVAQAMAEAEPGDTVLLAPSAASFDQYDNFEQRGEDFIAEVTRRLENG
- a CDS encoding UDP-N-acetylmuramoyl-L-alanyl-D-glutamate--2,6-diaminopimelate ligase gives rise to the protein MSRNTPQDRPDPRPLSQLGLTARGGADPMISDLVVDSRRVGDGALFAALPGSQVHGANFIPAALQQGAAAILTDAAGAEIAARPLSESHAALIVVEDPRQVLAYTAALWFGAQPQTMVAVTGTNGKTSVATFVRQIWMALGHEAVNLGTTGVEGAWSYPLAHTTPEPITLHRALAAAAKAGVTHAAMEASSHGLDQRRLDGVQLAAAGFTNFTQDHLDYHHTFEEYFAAKAGLFRRVLPDEGVAVINMDDARGAEMRAIAAGRGQEVITVGRGLGDLSLVGQRYDGTGQDIRFSWHDRPFMARLNLIGGFQAENVLMACGLVIASGEEPERVFETLHELTTVRGRMQLAATRENGASVFVDYAHTPDAVATAIKALRPHVLGRLVAIVGAGGDRDAGKRPLMGQAAHDNADVVIVTDDNPRSEDPAAIRAAVKGGAPEAIEVGDRAEAILRGVAMLEPGDALLICGKGHETGQVVGSDVLPFDDVEQASMAVAVLDGKTV
- a CDS encoding NAD(P)/FAD-dependent oxidoreductase, translating into MQVNTVILGAGAAGMMCAAHSGGSTLVVDHAKAPGEKIRISGGGRCNFTNLYAEPSNYLSGNPHFCKSAMARYTQWDFISLVDRHGIAWHEKTLGQLFCDGSAKQIVSMLTTEMAQAGADLWLQTSVGAVEQTDDGFALTLTKDGKDHRVTCRNLVLATGGKSIPKMGATGLAYDIARQFALPVTDTRPGLVPFTFPEGRFSALAGVSLPARLSNARASFDEALLFTHRGLSGPAVLQLSSYWHEGEEITVNLAPESDIFAALRSQRQIAGKRAIATELARYLPARLVDYLKEALAPGCDLTARLADQSDAALQALCDQLSQWQLTPGGTEGYRTAEVTLGGIDTDALSSKNMQAKSRPGLYAIGEAVDVTGWLGGYNFQWAWASGHAAGTAIAATR
- the mraY gene encoding phospho-N-acetylmuramoyl-pentapeptide-transferase, with translation MLYWLTALSDGGDFFNLFRYITFRAGGAFMTALVFGFLFGRPLIDVLRKRQGKGQPIRDDGPEGHFSKAGTPTMGGLLIVGALLTSTLLWARWDNPFVWLVLFVTLAFALIGFADDYAKVSKQNTAGVPGKLRLGLGILIAVVAAVWASAYHGAELQNQLAMPVFKDTLINLGLFYIPFTVCVIVGSANAVNLTDGLDGLAIVPAMIAGLTLGVIAYVVGRADFSQYLDVHYVKDTGEIFIFTMALFGAGLGFLWYNAPPAAVFMGDTGSLALGGALGAIAVATKHELVLAIVGGLFVVEALSVIIQVLYFKRTGRRVFLMAPIHHHYEKKGWAEPTIVIRFWIISLILAMIGLATLKVR
- a CDS encoding UDP-N-acetylmuramoyl-tripeptide--D-alanyl-D-alanine ligase; this encodes MSAPLWTAAEAAAATGGEARGDWQINGVSIDTRTLQPGDLFVALKAARDGHDFVAQALKAGAGAALVSRIPEGLPEDAPLLLVEDVQKGLEALGRAGRERTNARVVAVTGSVGKTSTKEMLARILSDQGRTHAAVASYNNHWGVPLTLARMPQDTDFAVIEIGMNHPGEIEPLARQARPHVAMITTVAAVHLEAFDDVAGIAREKAAILDGLEPGGIAVLNADIDEAPVLRQRAEQLGVSAQWFGARAPDARLLATQVTGEETVARAEILGAEAELHIQSLGAHFAMNALGALLCVNALGVDLAEAIRSLALWSPVTGRGAREMVELSQGQVLLLDDSYNANPTSVKAALDVLAATPVAEGGRRIAYLGDMKELGPEEVALHADLARHPAIAQVDQIHCIGPLMQHLAEALPDGKRGGWHADSAAAKADLPGQIGAGDVVLVKGSLSMKLASIVDGIRDLGHGSRNSDANSTK
- a CDS encoding peptidoglycan D,D-transpeptidase FtsI family protein translates to MIRTPLRPLARILNARATGQNPDVIEEENIRLRHEEMQAKSRQRAEGRLLVLGVFFLCAYTAVIGRMGVLATSEPSEPVASAAGSAIAAQRADIVDRQGRILATNFETHSLYAQPPQMIDPEGAATRLAEIFPDLDREDLVEDFTGKRKFLWIKKKISPEQKQAVHDIGDPGLLFGPREMRLYPNGSVAAHVLGGAGFGKEGVSAAEVIGVAGVEKQFDDYLRDPGNGDKPLQLSLDLTIQAAAERVLDGGMKLMNAKGATSILMDVHTGEVISVVSLPDFDPNERPRPPTSGFDPSVSPLFNRAVQGVYELGSTFKIFAAAQAMDLGLVTPETVIDTRGPLRWGKFAIRDFHNYGNELSVTEIIEKSSNIGTARLAQQIGAERQRSFLGELGMLEPTPFEIVEASGGTPLTPKNWSELSAMTISYGHGISTTPMHLAAGYAAIANGGYHVSPTVLKQRGAQHGERVLSEEAAKAARTMLRRVVTEGTASFARVPGYQVGGKTGTADKPRPRGGYYEDKVIATFASIFPAQDPKYVLVVTLDEPSVFAYDEERRTAGWTAVPVAAEMIKRVAPLLGLRPQVEPTEVADITLTSN